A section of the Primulina eburnea isolate SZY01 chromosome 1, ASM2296580v1, whole genome shotgun sequence genome encodes:
- the LOC140805492 gene encoding uncharacterized protein, whose translation MDQLFESLEYPDDRRIKLVVHQLLDAAKSWWIMTRKALEGRAFDEEAKADHFINGLNPDIFTLVNTGRPNTFAEALDRAKGAETGIIRLRGFQYLQRPQQPQFRQQFRQGNSGGNSGNIREQFRARGKQFKRHGSNFSSSSGSRQSGSVQSTGYSAPTCSQCGGRHYTDQCRGISGACHLCNQVGHYARVCPNRGGEISQNGGSSRQTPHQNRQTPTVHSYQQSNQTDQNKQSGSHRVGQPPRQQARVFALIEDEANNSPDNVIAAEHFVTLHLLHSMPLSSTLSISTPLGKVMRSAEMINGCEFRYEDNVIEFDCIVLEMSDFVCIVGIDILTRYKATKGAECFLVYAIDISRSVPKLADIPIVNEFSDVFLDEIPGFPPVREAEFNIELMPDQFVVIFIDDILIYSKSEIEHAEHLRAVLQILRTEKLYAKLTKCEFWLDRVVFLGHVISSAGFSQIARPITQLTQKNAPFIWSSACENSFVELKKRLTSAPVLTIPSGVGGFTVHIDASLQGFGCVLMQHGRVVAYASRQLKPHESRYLVHDLELAAVAEPELFVKIEEAQRLDQSIQKSIELVKSGHRSEFQVNNEGILFVNDHIVVPNISELRMQILRDTHCSKFSVHPGSKKMYNDLKKQFWWKRMKSDIAEFVSRCLNCQQVKAERKRPGGLLHSLKVPEWKWDHITMDFVTKLPRSSRGCDAIWSRMRAAQDRQAKYSNIRRRPLIFEKGDKVFLKISPFRGTIRFGKKGKLSPRFIGPYEILERVGDLAYRLALPPALSGVHDVFHVSMLRKYHPDPSHNGIDKGWIESKVEFELNR comes from the exons ATGGATCAATTATTTGAATCTCTTGAGTATCCAGATGATCGTAGAATCAAATTAGTTGTTCATCAGTTATTGGATGCTGCTAAGAGTTGGTGGATAATGACAAGGAAAGCTTTAGAGGGTCGAG catTCGATGAAGAAGCTAAGGCCGATCacttcataaatggtcttaaTCCTGATATCTTTACCCTGGTTAATACTGGAAGGCCTAACACTTTTGCTGAGGCTCTTGatcgagccaagggagctgaaacTGGAATCATTAGGCTGAGAGGTTTTCAGTATTTGCAACGACCCCAACAACCACAGTTCCGACAGCAATTCAGACAGGGTAATAGTGGCGGTAACAGTGGAAACATTAGAGAGCAGTTcagggctagagggaagcaatttaaGAGACATGGCAGTAATTTttcgagttctagtggatcgagacagtctggttcagttcagagtACTGGTTATTCAGCCCCGACTTGTAGTCAGTGTGGTGGTAGACATTATACCGATCAGTGTAGAGGAATCTCAGGAGCTTGCCACTTGTGTAACCAGGTGGGACActatgctcgagtgtgtcctaaTCGTGGCGGTGAAATATCTCAGAATGGGGGATCATCGAGACAGACACCTCACCAGAATCGTCAGACCCCTACAGTTCATTCTTATCAGCAATCAAACCAGACAGATCAGAACAAACAGAGTGGTAGCCACAGGGTAGGACAACCAcctagacagcaggctcgaGTTTTTGCACTCATTGAGGATGAGGCAAATAATTCTCCAGataatgtcattgcag cTGAGCACTTTGTCACATTGCATTTGTTGCATTCTATGCCATTATCATCTACATTATCTATTTCTACTCCACTGGGCAAAGTGATGAGGTCAGCTGAAATGATAAATGGTTGTGAATTTCGTTATGAGGATAATGTTATTGAGTTTGATTGTATTGTATTGGAGATGTCTGATTTTGTCTGCATAGTTGGTATTGACATTTTGACAAGATACAAagctact aaaggagccgaATGTTTCTTGGTTTATGCGATTGATATTTCAAGGTCAGTACCTAAATTGGCAGATATTCCAATTGTTAATGAATTTTCAGATGTATTTCTAGATGAAATTCCAGGATTTCCTCCAGTCCGAGAGGCTGAGTtcaacattgagttgatgccag ATCAATTTGTTGtgatcttcattgatgacattcttatttattcaaaatctGAAATTGAGCATGCCGAGCACTTGAGAGCTGTTTTGCAAATTTTGAGAACTGaaaagttgtatgctaaattaacaaaatgcgagttttggctggataGAGTGGTTTTCCTTGGACATGTGATttcaagtgcag gattctCACAGATTGCAAGGCCAATTACCCaactgacacaaaagaatgcaccatttattTGGTCATCGGCATGTGAGAATAGTTTTGTTGAActtaagaagagattgaccagtgctccagttcTAACTATTCCATCAGGTGTAGGAGGATTTACAGTGCACATTGATGCTTCACTTCAAGGATTTGGTTGTGTATTAATGCAACATGGTCGTGTGGTTGCCTATGCTTcacgacagttgaagccacatgagtctAGATACCTAGTGCATGATTTGGAACTAGCAGCAGTG GCAGAACCCGAGTTGTTTGTTAAAATTGAAGAGGCCCAAAGATTAGATCAAAGTATTCAGAAATCAATTGAACTCGTCAAATctggacatcgatcagaatttCAGGTCAATAATGAGGGTATTTTGTTTGTGAATGATCATATTGTAGTTCctaatatttcagagttgaggaTGCAGATTTTACGTGATACTCATTGCAGTAAGTTCAGTGTACACCCTGGAAgtaaaaagatgtacaatgatttgaagaaacaattttggtggaaaagaATGAAATCTGACATAGCAGAATTTGTATCTCGTTGTTTGAATTGTCAACAAGTAAAAGCAGAACGAAAGCGACCAGGAGGTCTTTTGCATAGCCTTAAggttccagaatggaagtgggaccatatcaccatggactttgtcacGAAGTTGCCGAGGTCGTCGAGAGGTtgcgatgcaatttgg agtcGTATGAGAGCTGCTCAAGATAGACAGGCTAAGTATTCGAACATCAGGAGACGGCCGTTGATTTTTGAGAAAGGTGACAaagtttttctgaaaatatctCCTTTCCGTGGTACAATTAGATTTGGAAAGAAGGGTAAATTATCACCGAGATTCataggtccgtatgagattttgGAACGTGTTGGTGATTTGGCTTATAGATTAGCTCTTCCTCCTGCATTATCAGGtgttcatgatgtttttcatgtgtctatGTTGAGAAAATATCATCCAGATCCTTCTCAT AATGGAATAGATAAAGGATGGATAGAATCAAAGGTTGAATTTGagctaaataggtaa